From one Marinobacter sp. LV10MA510-1 genomic stretch:
- a CDS encoding response regulator transcription factor: MRIALLEDEPEQSQHVQRIICESGHSCDAFETGQSFLSSVLHNNYDLLVLDWQIPDKTGIDVLKNVRAQINWPVPVLFLTQRDSETDIVSALDAGADDYIAKPARAAELIARINALSRRSQSAQNTAQLCFGPFVINTQQRSVELHGEALVLTDKDYELILFLFQNQGRLLTREALLERVWGLNRSINTRTVDTHMSRLRRRLGLNPDNGFRIKTIYQRGYRLEALSQQALSHKSPEPDKGVKQPQVKAANGR; this comes from the coding sequence ATGCGCATTGCGCTGCTTGAAGATGAGCCGGAGCAATCCCAACATGTCCAGCGCATAATTTGCGAAAGCGGTCACAGCTGCGATGCTTTTGAAACAGGTCAATCTTTTCTGAGCTCTGTACTGCACAACAATTACGATTTACTGGTGCTGGATTGGCAGATTCCGGACAAGACCGGAATCGACGTGCTTAAAAACGTGCGCGCCCAGATTAATTGGCCGGTCCCCGTGCTGTTTCTAACCCAGCGCGACAGCGAAACCGACATTGTCAGCGCTCTGGACGCCGGCGCCGACGACTATATTGCCAAACCGGCGCGTGCAGCGGAACTAATAGCGCGCATCAACGCCCTGTCGCGGCGCAGCCAGTCTGCCCAAAACACCGCACAGTTGTGCTTTGGCCCTTTTGTTATCAATACTCAGCAGCGCAGCGTGGAGCTTCATGGCGAAGCACTGGTTCTCACCGACAAAGATTACGAGCTGATTCTTTTTCTGTTTCAGAATCAGGGCCGGCTGTTAACCCGCGAGGCCCTGCTAGAAAGGGTTTGGGGTCTTAACCGCAGCATCAACACCCGCACTGTCGACACGCATATGAGCCGATTGCGACGCCGTTTGGGACTTAACCCAGATAACGGATTTCGCATAAAAACCATTTATCAGCGCGGGTACCGACTGGAAGCGCTCAGCCAGCAAGCGTTAAGCCATAAATCCCCAGAACCAGACAAGGGCGTGAAGCAACCGCAAGTGAAGGCGGCCAATGGCAGATAA
- a CDS encoding BolA family protein, with the protein MDVQKKIEAKLHQAFNAQVMIVENDSHKHNVPPNSETHFKVTLVSPAFVGQSKVKRHQAIYQVLAAELAAGVHALAMHPFTPEEWAAQNQSTPDSPNCLGGSKNDPGASFNKRADS; encoded by the coding sequence ATGGACGTGCAGAAAAAAATTGAGGCAAAGTTGCATCAGGCTTTTAATGCCCAGGTGATGATAGTCGAGAACGACAGCCACAAGCACAACGTGCCGCCCAATTCGGAAACCCATTTCAAGGTGACCCTGGTGTCACCGGCATTTGTGGGGCAATCAAAGGTGAAGCGCCACCAGGCGATCTATCAAGTGCTGGCTGCAGAACTGGCCGCTGGTGTGCATGCGCTGGCCATGCACCCCTTTACGCCTGAGGAATGGGCTGCGCAAAATCAATCCACACCCGATTCCCCAAACTGTCTGGGCGGCTCGAAAAACGACCCCGGGGCAAGCTTTAACAAGAGGGCTGATTCATGA
- a CDS encoding sensor histidine kinase, with protein sequence MTRDWLKITTMPWALGLILLPLAFIIKLTTLPDRLDSWLLNQLALNPAWNTERNPAIALIPEWSSDVLVIIVVITLALPRLRTSLNIVTCIAITLALLLLHVALLFIGHVWLPITNAAIMPLLAMPVTSGLRLTITGQFLNFQLDKLSDGPHLELPEAADLYPPLLLQQLQTLFHPRGWLLTNGHSKLTGEKLGSDEIPENLATGRWSFNDNRAWIRLQRGDDNYHLGLILPDDLNREMIQQYLQRLNLENGDSAHLHILKRSRPTELFTARLERAQLANQKLARLHGFIRHSFEHMPDGIIVTDQLGMIRFANGHIERWFSEPMPSLFGLSLTRLLNGHDPEPAAPWHEIVSDTLIVRQARTTDLSVRSRDFLIHFAPFRLPDSDQHGIIANISDISELREQQRQHREAIDFISHDVRSPLVSQLALIEQLKRRGPGQIQPAELDQLGKLARRSYHLAEEFVQLARAEQLTEARFYECELLAIVENARDSVIEQAIGKRIQIYLQGTEDLWLRGNPELLERAVINLIGNAIKYSEEGSKIVIQVFRAGHLACLAIADEGNGIDANELPGLFDRFQRQKSSELSGNYGTGLGLFVVKTVIEKHRGNINVNSTPGIGSTFTITLPLTNPLP encoded by the coding sequence ATGACTCGGGACTGGCTAAAAATCACAACAATGCCTTGGGCGCTTGGGCTCATTCTGCTGCCCCTGGCGTTCATCATAAAGCTCACCACCCTACCCGACCGCCTGGACAGCTGGTTGCTAAACCAGCTGGCACTGAATCCAGCCTGGAACACTGAGCGCAACCCTGCCATCGCCCTGATCCCTGAATGGAGCAGCGACGTTCTTGTGATAATCGTCGTTATCACGCTGGCACTCCCACGATTGCGAACGTCACTCAACATTGTTACCTGCATCGCCATTACACTGGCGCTTTTATTGCTGCATGTGGCGTTACTGTTCATCGGGCATGTTTGGCTGCCCATCACCAATGCCGCCATCATGCCATTGCTAGCAATGCCGGTAACCAGCGGTTTACGCCTCACTATAACCGGTCAGTTTTTGAACTTTCAGCTCGACAAGCTCTCTGACGGCCCTCACCTTGAACTGCCCGAAGCCGCCGACCTTTATCCGCCGTTACTGTTACAACAGTTGCAAACCCTGTTTCACCCAAGAGGCTGGTTACTCACAAACGGACACAGCAAGCTGACAGGTGAAAAGCTGGGCAGCGATGAAATCCCGGAAAACCTGGCCACAGGACGCTGGAGCTTCAACGACAATCGCGCGTGGATACGCTTACAAAGAGGCGATGATAACTACCACCTGGGTCTGATCCTGCCCGACGATCTCAACCGCGAAATGATCCAGCAATACCTACAGCGTTTAAATCTGGAAAACGGCGATTCAGCACATTTACACATTCTAAAGCGGAGCAGGCCCACCGAACTGTTTACCGCAAGGCTCGAGCGGGCGCAGCTGGCCAATCAAAAACTGGCGCGCCTGCACGGATTCATCCGCCACAGTTTTGAACACATGCCAGACGGTATTATCGTAACCGACCAACTGGGAATGATCCGCTTTGCCAACGGCCACATCGAACGCTGGTTTAGCGAGCCCATGCCCAGCCTTTTCGGTTTGTCTTTGACTCGCCTGCTGAACGGCCACGACCCAGAGCCCGCTGCGCCCTGGCACGAAATCGTATCTGACACACTGATTGTGAGGCAGGCACGCACCACAGATTTGAGCGTTCGCAGCCGTGATTTTCTCATTCACTTTGCGCCATTCCGCTTACCAGACAGCGATCAGCATGGAATTATCGCCAATATTTCCGATATTTCAGAATTGCGCGAACAGCAGCGACAGCACCGTGAAGCCATCGACTTTATCTCCCACGACGTACGTTCGCCACTGGTGTCACAACTGGCGCTGATTGAACAACTTAAACGCCGGGGGCCGGGACAAATCCAGCCCGCAGAACTGGACCAGCTGGGAAAACTGGCCCGCCGCAGCTATCACCTGGCGGAAGAGTTCGTGCAGCTGGCGCGGGCCGAGCAATTAACCGAAGCACGATTTTACGAATGCGAACTGCTGGCCATTGTCGAAAATGCCCGCGACAGCGTGATTGAACAGGCCATTGGCAAACGGATTCAGATTTATTTGCAGGGTACCGAAGACCTTTGGCTAAGGGGTAATCCGGAATTACTGGAGCGGGCTGTCATCAACCTGATTGGCAACGCCATCAAGTACAGCGAGGAAGGGTCGAAGATTGTTATTCAGGTATTCCGGGCGGGCCATCTGGCGTGCCTGGCCATTGCAGACGAGGGTAACGGCATTGACGCCAATGAACTTCCTGGCCTGTTTGATCGTTTTCAGCGCCAGAAAAGCAGCGAACTGTCTGGTAACTACGGTACCGGCCTGGGGTTGTTTGTCGTCAAAACCGTCATCGAAAAGCACCGCGGCAACATCAACGTAAACTCAACCCCTGGTATCGGCTCTACCTTTACCATCACATTGCCACTAACCAACCCTCTGCCCTGA
- a CDS encoding YeiH family protein, which produces MNTAEQHTALTDTKDITTGTPKKQILPGLALVALMAGAAFVLAQQSWFQSMSMGPLTLAIVLGIVAGNTVLRNQPAILADGIFLAKGSLLRLGIILYGFGITFQQVSAVGANGVLLDAIMIASTFALAQLIGRRWMKMEKETAILIGAGASICGAAAVLATEPVVKGRSDQVSVAIATVVIFGTISMFLYPLMYPLLGMTEHQYGIYVGSTIHEVAQVVAAGQAISTEAANSAIIEKMVRVMMLAPFLLILANVRLPNRKTNAGGGKKERQKLVIPWFAALFLAAAAVNSVIAMPAMATNVIRHVDLFLLSMAMTALGLSTQVSAIRRAGLRPLILAGCLFAFLTVGGYILNRLLIG; this is translated from the coding sequence GTGAATACTGCAGAGCAACACACAGCACTAACAGACACCAAAGATATAACAACAGGAACCCCCAAAAAGCAGATTTTGCCGGGCCTTGCGCTAGTGGCCCTAATGGCTGGCGCCGCGTTTGTTCTGGCCCAACAATCCTGGTTTCAGAGTATGAGCATGGGCCCGCTTACGCTGGCGATCGTTCTTGGCATTGTGGCGGGCAATACGGTGCTGCGCAATCAACCCGCTATTCTGGCCGATGGCATATTTTTGGCAAAGGGCTCGCTGCTAAGGCTCGGGATTATTCTTTACGGCTTTGGCATCACTTTTCAGCAAGTCAGCGCAGTTGGCGCTAACGGTGTGCTATTGGATGCCATCATGATTGCCTCTACCTTTGCGCTGGCGCAGCTGATTGGCCGGCGTTGGATGAAGATGGAAAAAGAAACGGCTATTTTAATCGGCGCAGGCGCTTCTATCTGTGGTGCGGCTGCAGTTTTGGCGACAGAGCCCGTGGTAAAAGGCAGAAGCGATCAGGTATCCGTTGCTATCGCAACGGTGGTGATTTTTGGCACCATCAGTATGTTTCTTTACCCATTGATGTATCCGCTACTGGGCATGACAGAACACCAGTATGGTATTTACGTGGGCTCGACCATTCATGAGGTTGCGCAGGTGGTTGCGGCGGGCCAAGCTATCAGCACTGAAGCGGCTAACAGCGCCATCATTGAAAAAATGGTACGGGTAATGATGCTGGCGCCTTTCCTGCTTATTCTGGCCAACGTACGCCTGCCAAATCGCAAAACAAACGCCGGCGGTGGCAAAAAGGAACGGCAGAAGCTGGTCATTCCCTGGTTCGCCGCTCTGTTCCTGGCGGCGGCTGCGGTTAACTCTGTGATTGCCATGCCCGCCATGGCCACCAATGTCATTCGCCATGTTGACCTGTTCCTGCTATCCATGGCGATGACTGCTCTGGGCCTGAGCACACAGGTGTCTGCGATACGCCGTGCCGGGCTGCGCCCGCTGATACTGGCGGGCTGTCTGTTTGCTTTCCTGACCGTTGGCGGCTATATCCTCAACCGCTTGCTGATCGGTTAA
- a CDS encoding L-threonylcarbamoyladenylate synthase, with protein sequence MSQFFQVHPDNPQKRLINQAVDILRKGGVIAYPTDSGYALGCHLGDKSASDRIKRIRKLDDKHNFTLVCRDLSDIGTYAKVDNSTYRLLKTYTPGAYTFILDATSEVPRRLLHPKRRTIGVRVPDNVIVHALLGELGEPIMSSTLILPGETEPMTDPEDIRDALEHELDLIIDGGFCGMEATTVVNFTSGSPEVTRVGKGDPSPFE encoded by the coding sequence ATGAGTCAGTTTTTTCAGGTTCATCCGGATAATCCGCAAAAGCGCCTTATTAATCAGGCGGTGGATATTCTTCGCAAAGGCGGCGTTATTGCGTACCCGACCGACTCGGGCTATGCGTTAGGCTGCCATTTGGGTGACAAATCTGCTTCTGACCGCATCAAACGCATTCGCAAGTTGGACGACAAACACAACTTTACCTTGGTCTGCAGAGACTTGTCAGACATTGGCACTTACGCCAAGGTCGACAACTCCACCTACCGCCTGCTGAAAACCTACACGCCCGGTGCTTACACCTTCATTCTGGACGCCACCAGCGAGGTGCCGCGGCGTTTGTTGCACCCCAAGCGCCGTACCATTGGCGTACGTGTTCCTGACAACGTGATCGTGCATGCACTTTTGGGGGAGTTGGGCGAACCCATCATGAGCAGCACGTTGATACTGCCCGGCGAAACTGAGCCGATGACTGATCCGGAAGACATCCGCGATGCGCTGGAGCACGAGCTGGATTTGATTATTGACGGTGGCTTCTGCGGCATGGAAGCCACCACGGTGGTCAACTTCACCAGTGGCAGCCCGGAAGTGACACGGGTAGGCAAGGGCGACCCGTCGCCGTTTGAGTAA
- a CDS encoding FecR family protein has translation MADKARPSRTPIVRILTVRILPLFLIALLHSTSAQAQLPLAMGSGVHLSSSGMALAEWVYTLQKGDSVQQLATQLLAPPHNAQQLLKHNSLNNALLPVAGEQVRIPMDWLKRQPQPARATSVSGLVQLLTGNGQRRPLTVNTLIRAGDELLSGSGSATITLAEGSEIRLSPNSRLAFSRMTQFGKPGMIDTRLRLNRGEVFTRVKDVVSGGSRFEIETPSATAAVDGTQFAIQANAGGTGLQVMNGQVKFGQQGRSVEVPAGYGAHVAAQPGGDVRLHKLAPPPMVTGLPAVLRKLPAELQWQSLAKMHKLDIFDTASGRWVDSRTLAGDRFDISRLNNGRYEIQLAALDYQGIKGLPALVPFSIDLQARAAKLLEPGDSATTTTNQPEFSWSLNGDSETAQIQISATAQFENLVATSEWAQQSEAKLSQSLSPGQYYWRVKTEAGGDSSATSNVHSLIIDGSLPPVNIISVNYLDQQVRLFWESVETASKYRMQLSADPDFYPVIKEADIPGNTAGLRLIPGKRYFVRLKALSDGPLASRWGPATELYID, from the coding sequence ATGGCAGATAAAGCACGGCCTAGCCGTACCCCGATAGTGCGTATTCTGACAGTGCGCATTTTGCCACTGTTCTTAATCGCACTGCTTCACAGCACGTCTGCACAGGCCCAATTGCCACTTGCGATGGGCTCGGGCGTGCACCTAAGCAGCTCGGGCATGGCACTCGCAGAATGGGTTTACACCCTACAAAAAGGCGATAGCGTTCAACAGTTGGCCACGCAATTGCTGGCACCACCCCACAACGCCCAGCAACTGCTAAAACACAACAGCCTGAACAACGCTCTGCTGCCAGTCGCAGGCGAGCAAGTGCGTATTCCTATGGACTGGCTTAAGCGCCAACCCCAGCCTGCCCGAGCGACCTCTGTATCTGGCCTGGTGCAACTGCTAACCGGCAACGGCCAGCGCCGGCCGCTGACCGTAAACACACTGATTCGCGCTGGCGACGAACTACTGTCCGGCTCCGGTAGCGCCACTATTACCCTCGCTGAAGGCTCTGAAATCCGGCTGTCACCCAATTCCAGACTGGCCTTTAGCCGCATGACCCAGTTTGGCAAACCGGGAATGATTGATACCCGCTTGCGGCTGAATCGTGGCGAGGTTTTCACCCGCGTAAAGGATGTGGTCAGCGGGGGCAGCCGTTTCGAAATCGAGACTCCTTCGGCAACGGCCGCGGTGGATGGCACTCAGTTTGCGATTCAGGCAAACGCCGGGGGCACGGGTTTGCAGGTGATGAATGGCCAGGTTAAATTTGGCCAACAGGGGCGCTCCGTAGAAGTGCCCGCAGGTTATGGCGCTCACGTTGCCGCACAGCCCGGCGGCGATGTTCGCCTGCACAAACTTGCACCGCCACCCATGGTTACCGGTCTGCCGGCCGTTCTGCGTAAGCTGCCCGCCGAACTGCAATGGCAAAGCCTTGCGAAAATGCACAAGCTGGATATTTTTGACACCGCCAGCGGGCGATGGGTAGACAGCCGCACACTGGCCGGTGACCGTTTTGACATAAGCCGGCTGAACAACGGCCGTTATGAAATTCAGCTTGCGGCGTTAGACTATCAAGGCATAAAAGGTTTGCCTGCGCTTGTGCCATTTAGCATTGACCTTCAAGCTCGCGCCGCCAAATTGTTGGAACCTGGCGACAGCGCAACCACCACCACAAATCAGCCCGAATTTAGCTGGAGCCTGAACGGCGACAGCGAAACCGCCCAAATTCAGATCTCAGCCACGGCGCAGTTCGAAAACCTGGTCGCAACCAGCGAGTGGGCACAACAAAGCGAGGCAAAACTGTCGCAATCGCTGTCTCCCGGCCAATATTACTGGCGGGTTAAAACCGAAGCCGGCGGCGACTCCAGCGCCACCAGCAACGTCCACAGCCTGATTATTGACGGCAGCTTGCCACCGGTAAACATTATCTCGGTTAACTACCTGGACCAACAGGTGCGGTTATTCTGGGAATCGGTGGAAACAGCCAGCAAGTATCGTATGCAGCTGTCTGCTGACCCTGATTTTTACCCGGTCATCAAGGAAGCAGACATACCGGGAAATACGGCAGGCTTGCGCCTGATTCCCGGAAAGCGGTATTTTGTGCGCCTAAAGGCACTCTCCGACGGGCCACTGGCCAGCCGCTGGGGTCCGGCAACGGAGCTATATATCGATTAA
- a CDS encoding DNA topoisomerase 3, with protein sequence MHLYIAEKPSLGRAIAAALPQPQQKGQGWIRCGSGSSAVTVSWCIGHLLEPAEPASYNPAWKNWRADQLPMFPEKWQLTPKTGVAAQLKVLQSLIRKASEITHAGDPDREGQLLVDEVIHYVGTDAPVRRLLINDLTPAAVAKALKQTRDNRDFLRLSASALARQRADWLYGLNLTRFYTLLYQTKGQQQGQQGVYSVGRVQTPVLGLVVKRDQHIEQFQAQDFFPLEARFHGMEEDSDTRTFSARWVPGEDYRHLLDSENRLLDRSAAEQVATAVEGRPGKICESRFRDRSETPPLPLSLSALQIEAGRLFRMAAKEVLDTAQSLYERHQLITYPRSDSRYLPLEHYNQRQQVISAIGKVDIDLAEASNTADLQRKTAAWNDKKVDAHHAIIPTNRSRAGGALSGKEAQIYNLISRYYLMQFAADAIHREGKLGVEVGDHLFRTSETAVLQPGWKALELKLRDAKAKPEKPALPRLGTGDPVLCDGTQVLQQQTQPPKHFSDATLLAAMTNIARFVDDPELRKTLRETDGLGTEATRAAIMETLFKRDYLSRDGRHIRASDKGKTLINALPDSVSKPDRTAVWEATLEAIQRGEAQPRQFLDSLKQEIQGFIGHPAPLAPDAAEIATNPDAPHCPKCRAGMVERKGKFGAFYACTRYPGCKGTRPLEDHSPEDGSSQKPVPCPFCFSPLVRRKSKKGWFWGCSSFPACRQTVNDVNGKPDLPVKTTTK encoded by the coding sequence ATGCACCTTTATATCGCCGAAAAACCAAGCCTTGGCCGCGCCATAGCCGCTGCATTGCCCCAGCCCCAACAAAAAGGCCAGGGCTGGATTCGCTGCGGCAGCGGCAGCAGTGCGGTGACTGTCAGCTGGTGTATCGGCCATTTACTGGAGCCCGCCGAACCCGCCAGCTATAACCCGGCCTGGAAAAACTGGCGCGCCGACCAGTTGCCGATGTTTCCGGAAAAGTGGCAGCTCACTCCAAAAACCGGCGTTGCCGCCCAGCTTAAAGTACTGCAATCGCTGATCCGCAAAGCCAGTGAAATTACCCACGCAGGCGACCCGGACCGCGAAGGCCAGCTGCTGGTAGACGAGGTGATTCACTATGTGGGCACAGACGCACCGGTAAGGCGCCTGCTGATTAACGATTTAACCCCGGCCGCAGTAGCAAAAGCACTCAAACAGACCCGCGATAACCGTGACTTCCTCCGGCTGTCGGCTTCGGCCCTGGCGCGCCAGCGCGCAGACTGGCTTTACGGCTTGAATCTGACTCGCTTTTACACTCTGCTTTATCAAACAAAAGGCCAACAACAAGGCCAGCAGGGCGTTTACTCCGTTGGCCGAGTGCAAACCCCGGTACTGGGCCTGGTGGTTAAGCGCGACCAGCACATTGAGCAGTTTCAAGCTCAGGACTTTTTCCCGCTGGAAGCCCGTTTTCACGGCATGGAAGAAGACTCCGACACCCGCACTTTCAGCGCGCGCTGGGTACCAGGTGAAGATTACCGGCACCTGCTGGACAGCGAAAACCGCTTGCTGGACCGCAGCGCGGCTGAACAGGTCGCCACCGCAGTTGAAGGAAGGCCAGGCAAAATCTGCGAATCCCGCTTTCGCGACCGCTCAGAGACGCCGCCACTGCCCCTGTCGCTTTCTGCGTTGCAAATCGAAGCCGGCCGATTGTTCCGCATGGCCGCCAAAGAAGTACTGGATACCGCGCAAAGCCTGTATGAGCGCCACCAGTTAATCACCTACCCCAGGTCAGACAGCCGTTACCTGCCGCTGGAACATTACAACCAGCGTCAGCAAGTTATTAGCGCTATCGGCAAGGTCGATATCGACCTTGCCGAAGCCAGCAATACAGCCGATTTGCAACGAAAAACCGCAGCCTGGAATGATAAAAAAGTAGACGCCCACCACGCCATCATTCCCACTAACCGGAGTCGCGCAGGTGGTGCGTTATCTGGAAAAGAAGCCCAGATCTATAATTTAATCAGCCGCTACTACCTGATGCAATTTGCAGCAGATGCCATCCATCGCGAGGGCAAACTGGGCGTAGAGGTTGGCGACCACCTGTTCCGCACCTCAGAAACCGCTGTGTTACAGCCCGGCTGGAAAGCGCTTGAACTGAAACTGCGCGACGCCAAAGCCAAACCGGAAAAACCGGCACTGCCCAGGCTGGGCACCGGCGATCCGGTGCTGTGCGACGGCACCCAGGTGTTGCAGCAGCAAACCCAACCCCCAAAGCACTTTTCAGACGCAACACTGCTGGCCGCAATGACCAACATCGCGCGCTTCGTTGACGACCCGGAACTGCGAAAAACCCTGCGCGAGACCGATGGCCTGGGCACCGAAGCTACCCGTGCTGCCATTATGGAAACCCTGTTCAAACGCGACTACCTGTCCCGCGACGGCCGCCATATCCGCGCCAGCGACAAGGGTAAAACCTTGATAAACGCGCTGCCAGACTCTGTTAGCAAACCCGACCGCACCGCCGTTTGGGAAGCCACACTGGAAGCCATTCAGCGCGGCGAAGCCCAGCCGCGACAGTTTCTGGATTCCCTTAAACAGGAAATTCAGGGATTTATCGGGCACCCCGCGCCCCTGGCACCTGACGCTGCCGAGATAGCAACCAACCCGGATGCCCCCCATTGCCCCAAGTGCCGCGCCGGCATGGTTGAGCGCAAAGGCAAATTCGGTGCTTTTTACGCCTGCACCCGCTACCCGGGTTGCAAAGGCACCCGCCCGCTGGAAGACCACAGCCCGGAAGATGGCAGCAGCCAAAAACCGGTCCCCTGCCCATTCTGCTTTTCGCCCCTGGTCAGGCGTAAAAGTAAAAAAGGTTGGTTTTGGGGTTGCAGTTCTTTCCCCGCCTGCCGTCAAACAGTGAACGATGTAAACGGAAAACCCGACCTGCCGGTTAAAACGACTACAAAATGA
- a CDS encoding methyl-accepting chemotaxis protein, translating into MKKHYSIRFMLLLALATAFSLVLAFTVFFSAQSQREHVEEFSHKYVDGLAKSYFDALNTMMVTGTINNREILREKTMAPEDVLNVRVVRSDHLNRIYGSGNSAEQMRGPLDEKALAGERIEHYSSNENGRVYTLIEPVVAMADYQGVNCLGCHQAQEGDVLGAIRIEYSLAETDARLQAQLLTSAGIQASLFLGVFAITAWVLGHLVFSRLRRLRDRMDEISSNSDLTLELDVVRNDEIGSVSRAFNRMISKMRDSMNQVMLSAEHVEQAARDIASKAGASEREVLSQRDNTDQVASATTEMAASALQVRESAITTTQKSAATAEAAGLGEELAQSAVGGIEALNAEVQNGAQRIEALNQRTAKMTTMLETISNIADQTNLLALNAAIEAARAGEAGRGFSVVADEVRALASRTQVSTADIRDTIDGLKEEVTDCLSTMRGASDRASQQVDAILKVQAELKIIAQATREITSLNQEMESAANEQSNVSDAINQNVIEISRSAEQTTLEAQQTAQIAAELLVMAENLRQTIDQFKLTPGAI; encoded by the coding sequence ATGAAAAAACACTATTCCATTCGCTTTATGCTTCTTTTGGCACTCGCGACGGCGTTTTCACTGGTGCTCGCGTTCACCGTATTTTTTAGCGCACAGTCCCAGCGTGAACACGTGGAGGAATTCAGCCATAAATATGTAGACGGCTTGGCGAAATCTTACTTTGATGCGCTCAACACCATGATGGTGACGGGCACCATCAATAATCGTGAAATTCTGCGTGAGAAGACGATGGCGCCGGAAGACGTGCTGAACGTGCGAGTGGTGCGCAGCGATCACCTGAACCGGATTTATGGCAGCGGTAACAGCGCAGAACAAATGCGTGGCCCGCTTGACGAGAAAGCGCTGGCCGGTGAGCGTATTGAGCATTATTCCAGCAACGAAAACGGCCGGGTCTACACACTGATTGAGCCGGTGGTTGCGATGGCAGATTATCAGGGTGTGAATTGCCTGGGGTGCCACCAGGCTCAGGAAGGTGATGTGCTGGGAGCTATCCGTATCGAATATTCCCTGGCTGAAACCGATGCACGGTTGCAGGCGCAATTGCTAACCAGCGCGGGCATTCAGGCAAGCCTCTTTTTGGGGGTATTTGCGATTACCGCATGGGTGTTGGGGCACTTGGTGTTTTCGCGCTTGCGCCGCTTGCGGGACCGCATGGATGAGATATCCAGTAACTCGGATCTGACCCTTGAGCTGGATGTGGTGCGCAACGACGAAATTGGCTCAGTGTCCCGCGCGTTCAACCGCATGATCAGTAAAATGCGAGACAGCATGAACCAGGTTATGCTGAGTGCCGAGCATGTTGAACAAGCCGCGCGTGATATTGCCAGCAAGGCCGGCGCCAGCGAACGGGAGGTGTTGAGCCAGCGCGACAACACCGACCAGGTGGCCAGTGCGACCACGGAAATGGCGGCATCAGCGCTGCAGGTGCGGGAAAGCGCCATCACCACCACGCAAAAATCGGCGGCTACGGCCGAAGCAGCCGGGCTGGGCGAGGAGCTTGCGCAAAGTGCGGTTGGCGGCATTGAGGCATTAAATGCCGAGGTGCAAAACGGTGCCCAGCGTATTGAAGCTTTGAACCAGCGCACCGCGAAAATGACGACGATGCTGGAGACCATTTCCAATATTGCTGATCAAACCAATCTGCTGGCATTGAACGCGGCCATTGAGGCAGCGCGAGCTGGCGAAGCCGGCCGCGGATTTTCTGTGGTTGCCGATGAAGTGCGGGCTCTTGCGTCGCGGACCCAGGTGTCTACGGCTGATATTCGCGACACGATTGACGGCCTGAAAGAAGAGGTTACGGATTGCTTGTCGACTATGCGCGGTGCGTCAGACCGGGCCAGCCAGCAGGTAGATGCCATTTTGAAGGTACAGGCCGAGCTGAAAATTATTGCCCAGGCTACCCGTGAAATTACCAGCCTGAACCAAGAGATGGAAAGCGCGGCTAACGAGCAAAGCAACGTGTCTGATGCCATCAATCAGAACGTGATTGAAATCAGCCGGTCTGCCGAGCAAACCACACTAGAAGCTCAGCAAACCGCGCAAATAGCGGCTGAATTGCTGGTAATGGCCGAAAACCTGCGCCAGACAATTGATCAGTTCAAGCTGACGCCAGGGGCTATTTAG
- a CDS encoding DUF6482 family protein, whose product MHMTLSDLKSRKHEPISLVEIVSMEGRYYMVRFYMGGSGYVLVNDQDKVIMFLGASAAREAMRDFIVADFDLIPPTGTDEMIGMPDSSSEPMRVQF is encoded by the coding sequence ATGCACATGACACTTAGCGATTTGAAATCCCGCAAGCACGAACCCATCAGCCTGGTAGAGATCGTGTCCATGGAGGGTCGTTATTACATGGTCCGCTTTTACATGGGGGGCTCAGGCTATGTTCTGGTGAATGATCAGGACAAAGTGATTATGTTTTTAGGTGCCAGCGCAGCACGTGAAGCAATGCGTGATTTTATTGTGGCGGATTTTGACTTGATTCCGCCGACCGGAACTGACGAAATGATCGGTATGCCGGATTCCAGCTCCGAGCCCATGCGGGTCCAGTTTTAG